From a region of the Chroicocephalus ridibundus chromosome 8, bChrRid1.1, whole genome shotgun sequence genome:
- the MRPS14 gene encoding small ribosomal subunit protein uS14m, whose amino-acid sequence MAASALGWALRAARQVLPSACTTQVRSYYVDWRMLRDVKRRKLAFEYADERLRINAIRKNTILPRELQEVADKEIAALPRDSCPVRIRNRCVLTSRPRGVKRRWRLSRIVFRHFADHAQMSGIQRAMW is encoded by the exons ATGGCGGCCTCCGCGCTGGGCTGGGCGCTGCGGGCCGCTCGGCAG GTTCTCCCCTCGGCATGCACAACGCAAGTGCGGAGCTACTACGTGGACTGGAGGATGCTGCGGGATGTCAAGAGACGGAAACTGGCGTTCGAGTATGCGGACGAGCGGCTGCGGATCAACGCCATCCGGAAGAACACCatcctccccagggagctgcag GAAGTGGCTGATAAAGAGATCGCTGCCTTGCCCCGGGACAGCTGCCCTGTGAGGATCCGGAACAGGTGTGTCCTGACATCCCGCCCTCGGGGGGTCAAGCGGCGTTGGAGGCTCAGCAGAATTGTTTTCCGCCATTTTGCTGACCATGCTCAGATGTCTGGGATACAGAGGGCTATGTGGTAG